A region from the Tahibacter amnicola genome encodes:
- the fusA gene encoding elongation factor G has translation MSYSTDGIRNIALVGHASAGKTTLFEALLQAGGVIQTQGSVDRGTTVSDFDPMEKERQHSIAAAIASIDSGDCHINLIDTPGGPEFRGPTLSALAAVETCAIVVNAHNGIEFSTHRLMDYAAARGLCRMLIVNKIDGGNCRALVEQLRETFGPECLPVNLPAQDGKSVIDCFFKPEGVSDLGPVAAAHQRIIDQVVEINETVMGHYLDEGEEGLSGQELHDAFEQCLREGHLVPICFVSARTGAGVKELLTLIEKLAPNPREGNPPPFVKGIGADATPISCAPDPAAHVVADVFKIVNDPFVGKLSIFRVYQGTIRKDTQLFIDDGKKPFKVGHLFKLKGKDHVEIDQAIPGDIAAVAKVEEIHFDAVLHDSHDEDHIHLKPLDFPVPMFGLAVEPAHKGQEQKLATALHKLCEEDPCFRVEHNKELNETVIRGLSDLHLKLTLERMRDRYGVEVKSRPPRIAYRETVGVNAEGHHRHKKQTGGAGQFGEVFLRIEPLERGAGFEFVDAVKGGTIPGQFLPAVEKGVRQVLEHGAIAGYQMQDVRVIVYDGKSHPVDSKEVAFVSAGKKAFLDAISKARPTLLEPVVNMEVFVPDNHMGDVTGALASKRARINGTDSAHGGEIIIKAQVPLAEVSDYQTELKSMTGGRGRYAIEFSHYEAVPPNVQKQLMDAYKPRVEED, from the coding sequence ATGTCCTATAGTACCGATGGCATCCGAAACATCGCGCTCGTGGGTCACGCGAGCGCGGGCAAGACGACGTTGTTCGAAGCGCTGCTGCAAGCCGGCGGCGTGATACAGACGCAAGGCAGCGTCGATCGAGGCACCACGGTGTCAGACTTCGACCCGATGGAGAAGGAACGGCAACACTCCATTGCCGCCGCCATCGCCTCCATCGATTCCGGCGACTGCCATATCAACCTCATCGACACGCCGGGCGGGCCCGAATTCCGCGGCCCTACGCTCAGCGCACTCGCTGCCGTGGAAACCTGCGCCATTGTCGTAAATGCCCACAACGGGATCGAATTCAGCACGCACCGCCTGATGGACTATGCCGCCGCCCGCGGCCTGTGCCGGATGCTGATCGTCAACAAGATCGACGGCGGCAACTGCCGCGCGCTGGTCGAACAGCTGCGCGAGACGTTCGGCCCCGAATGCCTGCCGGTAAACCTGCCTGCACAGGATGGCAAGAGCGTCATCGACTGCTTCTTCAAGCCCGAAGGCGTGAGCGACCTTGGACCCGTCGCCGCCGCGCACCAGCGCATCATCGACCAGGTGGTCGAAATCAACGAAACCGTCATGGGTCACTACCTGGATGAAGGCGAAGAAGGCCTCTCCGGGCAGGAACTGCACGATGCCTTTGAACAATGCCTGCGCGAAGGGCATCTGGTACCGATCTGCTTCGTCTCGGCGCGTACCGGCGCCGGAGTCAAGGAACTGCTCACACTGATCGAGAAACTCGCGCCCAATCCGCGCGAAGGCAATCCTCCGCCCTTCGTCAAGGGCATCGGCGCCGATGCCACGCCGATCAGCTGCGCACCCGATCCCGCCGCGCACGTCGTGGCCGACGTGTTCAAGATCGTCAACGATCCCTTCGTCGGCAAGCTCAGTATCTTTCGCGTGTACCAGGGGACCATCCGGAAAGACACGCAGCTGTTCATCGACGACGGCAAGAAGCCGTTCAAGGTAGGGCACCTGTTCAAGCTCAAAGGCAAGGATCACGTCGAGATCGACCAGGCCATCCCCGGTGACATCGCCGCCGTGGCCAAGGTGGAGGAAATCCACTTCGACGCCGTCCTGCACGATTCGCACGACGAAGACCACATTCACCTCAAACCCCTGGATTTCCCCGTCCCGATGTTTGGGCTGGCCGTGGAGCCCGCCCACAAGGGCCAGGAACAGAAGCTCGCCACCGCGCTGCACAAGTTGTGCGAGGAAGACCCCTGCTTCCGTGTCGAGCACAACAAGGAGCTCAACGAGACCGTCATTCGCGGCCTATCGGATCTCCACCTCAAGCTCACGCTCGAGCGCATGCGCGACCGCTACGGCGTCGAGGTGAAATCACGCCCGCCACGCATCGCCTACCGCGAAACCGTCGGCGTGAACGCCGAAGGTCATCATCGTCACAAGAAGCAGACGGGCGGCGCCGGCCAGTTCGGCGAAGTATTCCTGCGCATCGAACCGCTGGAACGCGGAGCCGGCTTCGAGTTCGTCGACGCGGTCAAGGGTGGCACGATTCCCGGCCAGTTCCTCCCCGCCGTGGAGAAAGGCGTGCGCCAGGTGCTCGAGCATGGCGCCATTGCCGGCTACCAGATGCAGGACGTGCGCGTCATCGTCTACGACGGCAAGTCGCATCCGGTCGATTCCAAGGAAGTGGCGTTCGTCTCCGCCGGCAAGAAAGCGTTCCTGGACGCGATCTCCAAGGCACGTCCCACGCTGCTCGAGCCGGTCGTGAACATGGAAGTGTTCGTTCCCGACAACCACATGGGTGATGTGACCGGCGCACTGGCCAGCAAGCGGGCGCGCATCAATGGCACTGATTCCGCCCACGGTGGCGAGATCATCATCAAGGCGCAGGTGCCGCTGGCGGAAGTGTCCGACTACCAGACCGAGCTCAAGTCCATGACCGGCGGCCGTGGCCGCTACGCCATTGAATTCAGCCACTACGAAGCAGTGCCGCCGAACGTCCAGAAGCAACTGATGGACGCCTACAAGCCGCGCGTGGAAGAAGACTGA
- a CDS encoding amidohydrolase: MSRLAGWRCAVGHCVLFLGMGLLPVGTSLADSLLVNATIHGVEGAKKPAEAMVWSGDGRIIAIGRRSELAKAHPDALVIDAEGATVVPGLVDAHGHVLGLGLSLLNADLSGTVSKAQVLERLNAHAAKLPPEAWLVGRGWDQNDWETKAFPTAADLDTAFPDRPVLLYRVDGHAAWANSAAMKRVGKSLDGDWQPDGGRIIRSDGKATGVFVDTAMGLIESHLPPQDAALKRRAYLLAFGALSAAGITGVHDAGVSREDMEVLKELADSGQITLRIYAMAEGNGPALDQLCTEGLYSHRAGRLSMRAVKLYIDGALGSRGAALKADYSDDAGNRGLLVTEPAAFKVAVEKAKRCGVQVATHAIGDRGNQLVLDTYADVLGEDAKGDHRWRIEHAQVVDTADIPKFAALNVIASMQPTHATSDMPWAEARVGKGRLAGAYAWQRFREAKVKLAFGSDFPVEKISPLLGLYAAVTRQDLDGKPGGGWLPDQKLTPAQALEAFTQSAAYAQFAEADQGFFAKGKRADFTVLAKDPLRVPPSEIADIRVVATYLDGQPQFGALSMRTPEGTLGPRGKPRK; encoded by the coding sequence ATGTCCCGGTTGGCTGGCTGGCGCTGTGCGGTAGGACACTGTGTCCTGTTCCTTGGTATGGGTCTGCTTCCGGTCGGAACCTCCCTGGCCGATTCCTTGCTGGTGAATGCAACCATCCACGGCGTGGAGGGCGCGAAGAAGCCGGCGGAGGCGATGGTCTGGAGCGGGGATGGCCGCATCATCGCCATTGGTCGCCGTTCCGAACTGGCGAAGGCCCATCCGGATGCGCTGGTCATCGACGCCGAGGGTGCTACCGTCGTTCCCGGACTGGTCGATGCCCATGGTCACGTGCTTGGCCTGGGGTTGTCGCTACTCAATGCGGATCTGAGCGGTACGGTGTCGAAAGCGCAGGTGCTGGAGCGGCTGAATGCCCACGCGGCGAAGCTGCCGCCGGAAGCGTGGCTGGTTGGCCGCGGGTGGGACCAGAACGACTGGGAAACCAAGGCATTTCCGACGGCCGCCGATCTCGACACCGCGTTCCCGGATCGTCCCGTGCTGCTCTATCGCGTCGACGGCCATGCGGCCTGGGCGAATTCGGCGGCGATGAAACGCGTCGGGAAGTCCCTCGATGGTGACTGGCAACCGGACGGCGGCCGCATCATCCGCAGCGACGGCAAGGCCACCGGTGTGTTCGTGGATACGGCGATGGGGCTGATCGAGTCGCACCTGCCGCCGCAGGATGCCGCGCTCAAGCGCCGTGCCTATCTGCTCGCATTCGGTGCGCTCAGCGCGGCGGGCATCACCGGCGTGCACGATGCGGGCGTGAGTCGCGAAGACATGGAAGTGCTCAAGGAACTGGCCGACTCCGGCCAGATCACGCTGCGCATCTACGCCATGGCCGAAGGCAACGGCCCTGCCCTGGACCAGCTGTGCACGGAGGGGCTGTACAGCCATCGGGCAGGGCGTCTTTCGATGCGTGCCGTGAAGCTTTACATCGATGGCGCGCTCGGCAGCCGCGGCGCGGCCCTCAAGGCGGACTACAGCGACGACGCCGGCAATCGCGGATTGCTCGTCACCGAGCCTGCTGCTTTCAAGGTGGCCGTCGAGAAAGCAAAGCGCTGTGGCGTGCAGGTCGCCACCCACGCCATTGGCGATCGCGGCAATCAACTGGTCCTGGACACCTACGCCGACGTGCTCGGCGAGGACGCCAAGGGGGATCACCGCTGGCGCATCGAACACGCCCAGGTTGTCGACACCGCGGATATTCCGAAATTTGCGGCATTGAACGTGATCGCCTCGATGCAGCCCACGCACGCCACCAGCGACATGCCCTGGGCGGAAGCGCGCGTGGGCAAGGGGCGCCTGGCAGGTGCCTATGCCTGGCAGCGCTTCCGCGAGGCCAAGGTGAAGCTCGCCTTCGGCTCGGATTTCCCGGTGGAGAAAATCAGTCCCCTGCTGGGCCTGTACGCGGCCGTGACACGCCAGGACCTGGATGGAAAGCCGGGCGGCGGCTGGCTGCCGGACCAGAAGCTCACGCCGGCCCAGGCGCTGGAGGCCTTCACGCAATCGGCGGCCTATGCGCAATTTGCCGAAGCGGACCAGGGCTTCTTCGCCAAGGGCAAGCGTGCCGATTTTACCGTACTGGCGAAGGACCCTCTGCGCGTGCCGCCGTCGGAGATCGCAGATATCCGCGTGGTGGCCACCTATCTGGACGGCCAGCCGCAGTTCGGCGCGCTGTCGATGCGAACGCCCGAGGGAACCCTGGGGCCGCGCGGAAAACCCAGAAAGTGA
- a CDS encoding glycine zipper 2TM domain-containing protein — protein MKSIRSTLVLAAGLALASPAFAYQRADYYGPRYDWATVVDVDPIIERSRYPVSREVCYDEPVTRYHSGHVSRRDTTGPTILGAVVGGALGNQVGKGDGRKAATIAGAVIGGSIGHESARRRGDYHETRGYYTQDYETRCRRQTNYRANREVVGYRVTYRYHGDIYHTTMDHHPGNRLRVRVNGSVVPAE, from the coding sequence ATGAAGAGTATTCGTAGCACCTTGGTTTTGGCGGCGGGCCTGGCGCTCGCCAGCCCGGCATTCGCCTACCAGCGCGCCGATTACTATGGTCCGCGTTACGACTGGGCGACCGTTGTGGATGTGGATCCGATCATCGAGCGTTCGCGCTATCCGGTAAGTCGGGAAGTTTGTTATGACGAACCCGTGACGCGTTACCACTCCGGTCATGTGTCGCGTCGGGATACCACAGGCCCGACTATCCTGGGTGCCGTGGTCGGCGGCGCACTGGGTAACCAGGTCGGCAAGGGCGACGGCCGCAAGGCGGCCACCATCGCCGGCGCCGTGATCGGTGGTTCGATCGGCCATGAGAGCGCCCGTCGTCGCGGTGACTACCATGAGACCCGCGGCTACTACACGCAGGACTATGAAACCCGTTGTCGTCGCCAGACGAACTATCGGGCCAATCGTGAGGTAGTGGGTTACCGCGTGACCTACCGCTACCACGGTGATATCTATCACACCACGATGGATCATCATCCGGGCAACCGACTGCGGGTTCGCGTCAACGGCAGCGTGGTTCCTGCCGAGTAA
- a CDS encoding alpha/beta hydrolase — MSEGRDRPVVLMIHGAGGGGWEWGIWRRVFAAHGWHVLTPDWQPAAGGLGHTVLDDYVGQMRQIAAQWPGLLLAGASLGGLVAAQIARGAGASGLVLVNSVPPWGIEPHLPPYEGPADVVPWASRRKFASTVRAMPDADAAARLYAYRRWRDESAAVLREAHAGVEVARPDCRCLLIATGDDKDVPHATSVSLAAAWECDLYTMVKGGHVSPLLGHDAAQAARLALEWAQRGR; from the coding sequence ATGTCGGAAGGTAGAGACAGGCCAGTCGTCCTCATGATCCATGGCGCCGGTGGCGGCGGCTGGGAATGGGGCATCTGGCGACGCGTATTTGCGGCACACGGGTGGCACGTGCTGACGCCGGACTGGCAGCCCGCCGCGGGCGGGCTCGGGCATACCGTCCTTGACGACTACGTCGGGCAGATGCGGCAGATCGCCGCGCAATGGCCCGGCTTGCTGCTGGCAGGGGCCAGTCTCGGCGGATTGGTCGCTGCGCAGATTGCGCGCGGGGCCGGGGCGAGCGGGCTGGTCCTCGTCAATTCCGTGCCGCCCTGGGGTATCGAACCGCACCTGCCACCCTACGAAGGACCTGCGGACGTGGTGCCCTGGGCCAGCCGGCGGAAATTCGCCTCGACGGTGCGGGCGATGCCGGACGCCGATGCGGCCGCGCGCCTGTACGCCTACCGGCGCTGGCGGGATGAATCGGCAGCCGTATTGCGCGAGGCCCATGCGGGCGTCGAAGTCGCGCGACCCGATTGCCGTTGCCTGCTCATTGCCACAGGTGATGACAAGGATGTCCCCCACGCCACGAGTGTTTCACTGGCAGCGGCGTGGGAGTGTGATTTATACACAATGGTAAAAGGCGGCCATGTCTCGCCACTGCTCGGACACGATGCGGCCCAGGCGGCACGCCTGGCGCTGGAGTGGGCACAGCGTGGCCGGTGA
- a CDS encoding APC family permease translates to MSQAQNVGYARRLGVLDATMVVVGGIIGSGIFLNPSIVAQRTPGSGTTLLVWALGGLFALAGAFIYAELGARRPQAGGGYVYLREAYSPLVAFLFGWIMLLVNYSGSIAAVATTFAAYACRMAGLGAAWTKPVAVSAIVLLAGINYFGIRAGAIVQNILTLLKLLAVAAVVAAGLFFAGGAPPEAVIAPAAPMSLGSALLPVLFAYSGWFYINNIAGEIREPQRNIPRALVFGMIVCTGCYLLANYAYLHVLGHAGLAASTAPAAELMRRAFGPGGETVISAGIAISTFGFCNIAILGGARVFQVMGADGVFFRAVARIEPRYRSPDVALFILAGWAAVLAYVGGYGQLLDFSTVGDWIGSAMVAAALFYYRRHEGSEPVFRSPLYPFLPLFFIGAVAFVVISSAIAKPWETLVGLGLIAAGVPVYFAWQRFGNRDGATPGSTG, encoded by the coding sequence ATGAGCCAGGCACAGAACGTAGGCTATGCACGGCGTCTGGGGGTGCTCGACGCGACGATGGTCGTCGTCGGCGGCATCATTGGCAGCGGGATTTTTCTCAATCCCTCCATTGTGGCGCAGCGCACGCCCGGCAGCGGCACGACCCTGCTGGTCTGGGCCCTGGGCGGACTGTTCGCCCTGGCCGGCGCCTTCATCTACGCCGAACTGGGCGCGCGGCGTCCCCAGGCGGGTGGTGGCTATGTGTACCTGCGCGAAGCCTACAGCCCGCTGGTCGCCTTCCTGTTCGGCTGGATCATGCTGCTGGTGAACTACTCCGGATCCATCGCCGCGGTGGCGACCACATTTGCCGCATACGCCTGTCGCATGGCGGGCCTGGGCGCCGCATGGACCAAGCCCGTTGCCGTCAGCGCGATCGTGCTGCTGGCCGGCATCAACTATTTCGGCATCCGCGCCGGCGCGATCGTTCAGAACATCCTGACTCTGCTCAAGCTGCTGGCCGTGGCGGCGGTCGTGGCAGCCGGCCTGTTCTTTGCCGGCGGCGCGCCGCCGGAAGCCGTCATCGCACCGGCCGCGCCGATGAGCCTGGGCAGCGCCCTGCTACCGGTGCTTTTTGCCTACAGCGGCTGGTTCTACATCAACAACATCGCCGGCGAGATCCGCGAGCCGCAGCGCAACATCCCGCGGGCGCTGGTGTTCGGCATGATTGTGTGCACCGGTTGCTACCTGCTGGCGAACTACGCCTACCTGCATGTGCTCGGGCATGCGGGCCTGGCCGCGAGCACCGCGCCGGCTGCAGAACTGATGCGGCGCGCCTTCGGCCCAGGTGGCGAAACGGTCATCTCCGCGGGCATTGCCATTTCCACCTTTGGCTTCTGCAACATTGCCATTCTCGGCGGCGCGCGCGTGTTCCAGGTGATGGGGGCGGACGGCGTCTTCTTCCGCGCGGTCGCCCGGATCGAACCGCGTTACCGGTCGCCCGACGTGGCGCTGTTCATCCTGGCCGGCTGGGCGGCCGTGCTCGCCTACGTCGGCGGCTATGGCCAGTTGCTCGACTTTTCCACCGTCGGCGACTGGATCGGCAGCGCCATGGTGGCAGCCGCCCTGTTCTACTACCGCCGGCACGAAGGGTCCGAACCGGTGTTCCGGTCCCCTCTCTATCCGTTCCTGCCGCTGTTCTTCATCGGTGCGGTGGCTTTCGTGGTGATCTCCAGCGCCATCGCCAAGCCCTGGGAAACCTTGGTCGGCCTGGGCCTGATCGCGGCCGGCGTACCGGTCTATTTTGCCTGGCAACGCTTCGGCAACCGCGACGGGGCCACCCCGGGCAGCACCGGCTAG
- a CDS encoding (2Fe-2S)-binding protein, with amino-acid sequence MPDTPSKGAKPPAPGTPTAPSGTLELTINGETYRHKGAPDMPLLWYLRDVLHLTGTKYGCGVGQCGACTVHVDGKAQRACLLPVSAAAGQSITTIEGLASADDLHIVQQAWIDEDVAQCGYCQAGQIMAAVDLLKRKPQPTDADIAQLTNLCRCGTYPRIRKAIKRAAQRLGEVKP; translated from the coding sequence ATGCCCGACACCCCCTCCAAAGGCGCCAAGCCGCCCGCGCCAGGCACCCCGACAGCCCCGTCGGGAACGCTCGAGCTGACCATCAACGGCGAGACCTACCGCCACAAGGGTGCGCCGGACATGCCGCTCCTGTGGTACCTGCGCGACGTCTTGCACCTGACCGGCACGAAGTACGGCTGTGGCGTCGGCCAGTGCGGCGCCTGCACCGTGCACGTGGATGGCAAGGCGCAGCGCGCCTGCCTGTTGCCGGTCAGTGCGGCGGCGGGACAGTCCATTACGACGATCGAAGGCCTGGCCAGCGCCGACGATCTGCACATCGTCCAGCAGGCCTGGATCGATGAAGACGTCGCCCAGTGCGGCTACTGCCAGGCCGGTCAGATCATGGCCGCGGTCGACCTGCTCAAGCGCAAACCCCAGCCGACCGATGCGGATATCGCGCAGCTGACCAACCTGTGCCGCTGCGGCACCTATCCGCGCATCCGCAAGGCGATCAAGCGCGCCGCGCAACGCCTGGGCGAGGTGAAGCCGTGA
- a CDS encoding xanthine dehydrogenase family protein molybdopterin-binding subunit, with protein MTAGLSRRQFLTVMLSATGALVVGVGPARAAATAAVPPELLGDALTSLGAFVRIERNNRIVIGARGCEIGQGVITSLPMLIAEELDADWTRIRVEQLPYGYELGPDGPRNRYGPQGAGGSTSIPTGWKDLRQAGAVARWLLMEAAAQQWQLPRERLTTEAGHVVHPDGSRIPYAELVEKAAAILPPSEAVPTKSPDQFRVIGKPVRTVDAHAIVTGQTRFGIDSYAGGALTAVIARCPYLDGTVGKVDDSAARAIEGVEDVFTIDGPVPGSALTTNLAAGVVVLARNTWAALKGRNALKIEWKQGPWAEESSARLEAAAEEAMKGEGNAIRADGDIPKAAKGAKRNLSATYQVPFLAHATMEPPHALVKLEGERALFIGSLQDPSGASVVISDLTGINRENIEIRMTRAGGGFGRRLKNDYVAEAVMVARKAGKPVKLMWSRDDDLRHDFYRPYGLHKLAATFDRKGQLTTFKHHCAATPVNYRAKDLADEPAHIGCLEADDFPAGLMPHFERRFFALESGLPRGWWRAPVHAFGAFAVQCFLDELAVDTRQDAVDLRLKLLGEARDLPYSGHGGPQFNTGRLADVLRRCADAIDWKRKRTDGRGVGIACHFTFGGYVAHAFEVSVEGGELRIHRAICVADVGRVVNPLGVDAMMMGGTIDGISTALNLAITVKDGQVQQSSFADYPIGRMAQMPAEVEVIVVPSEHDPSGAGEMGIPTVAPALANAIYAATTVRIRKLPLLAELKRLL; from the coding sequence GTGACGGCCGGCCTGTCGCGCCGCCAGTTTCTGACGGTGATGCTGTCGGCCACCGGCGCGCTGGTCGTCGGCGTGGGCCCGGCCCGGGCCGCCGCAACGGCCGCCGTGCCCCCGGAATTGCTGGGCGATGCACTCACCTCGCTGGGCGCCTTCGTGCGGATCGAGCGCAACAACCGCATCGTCATCGGTGCACGCGGCTGCGAGATCGGTCAGGGCGTCATCACCTCGCTCCCCATGCTGATCGCCGAGGAACTCGACGCCGACTGGACCCGCATCCGCGTGGAACAGCTGCCCTACGGCTACGAACTTGGCCCGGACGGCCCGCGCAACCGCTATGGGCCGCAGGGCGCCGGCGGCAGCACCAGCATTCCGACCGGCTGGAAAGACCTCCGCCAGGCCGGCGCCGTGGCGCGCTGGCTGCTGATGGAAGCCGCCGCCCAGCAGTGGCAGCTGCCCCGCGAGCGCCTGACCACCGAGGCCGGCCACGTGGTGCATCCGGACGGCAGCCGCATTCCCTACGCCGAACTGGTGGAAAAGGCGGCCGCGATCCTGCCGCCCTCGGAAGCGGTGCCGACCAAGTCGCCGGACCAGTTCCGGGTGATCGGCAAACCCGTACGGACGGTCGACGCCCACGCGATCGTCACCGGCCAGACCCGCTTCGGAATCGATAGCTATGCCGGCGGCGCACTCACGGCCGTGATCGCCCGGTGCCCGTACCTGGACGGGACGGTCGGCAAGGTCGATGACAGCGCGGCACGCGCCATCGAGGGTGTGGAAGATGTCTTCACCATCGATGGCCCGGTTCCCGGCTCGGCGCTGACGACCAATCTAGCGGCAGGCGTCGTCGTACTGGCACGCAACACCTGGGCCGCGCTCAAGGGACGTAACGCGCTCAAGATCGAATGGAAACAAGGCCCCTGGGCCGAGGAGTCCAGCGCCCGTCTGGAAGCTGCCGCCGAGGAGGCGATGAAGGGCGAAGGCAATGCCATCCGCGCCGATGGCGACATCCCCAAAGCAGCAAAAGGCGCAAAAAGGAACCTTTCCGCAACCTACCAAGTGCCCTTCCTGGCCCATGCCACGATGGAGCCGCCGCACGCACTGGTCAAGCTGGAAGGCGAACGCGCGCTCTTCATCGGTTCGCTGCAGGACCCCAGCGGCGCCTCGGTCGTCATCAGCGACCTGACCGGCATCAACCGCGAGAACATCGAGATCCGCATGACCCGCGCCGGCGGCGGTTTCGGCCGTCGTCTCAAGAACGACTACGTGGCAGAAGCTGTCATGGTGGCGCGTAAGGCCGGCAAGCCGGTCAAGCTGATGTGGTCGCGCGACGACGATCTACGGCACGATTTCTATCGCCCCTACGGCCTGCACAAGCTGGCTGCCACCTTCGACCGGAAGGGACAGCTCACCACCTTCAAGCACCACTGCGCCGCCACGCCCGTCAACTATCGCGCAAAAGACCTGGCCGACGAGCCCGCGCATATCGGGTGCCTGGAAGCCGACGATTTCCCTGCCGGCCTGATGCCTCATTTTGAACGCCGGTTCTTCGCACTGGAATCGGGCCTGCCGCGCGGCTGGTGGCGCGCGCCGGTGCATGCCTTCGGCGCATTCGCGGTGCAATGTTTCCTCGACGAACTGGCCGTGGACACACGCCAGGATGCGGTGGACCTTCGCCTGAAGCTCCTGGGCGAAGCGCGTGACCTGCCCTACTCCGGTCACGGTGGTCCGCAGTTCAACACCGGTCGCCTGGCCGACGTGCTGCGCCGTTGTGCCGATGCCATCGACTGGAAGCGCAAACGCACCGATGGACGCGGTGTAGGCATTGCCTGCCACTTCACCTTTGGCGGCTACGTGGCGCATGCGTTCGAAGTGTCGGTCGAAGGCGGCGAACTGCGCATCCATCGTGCCATCTGCGTGGCAGACGTCGGCCGCGTAGTGAACCCGCTCGGTGTCGACGCCATGATGATGGGCGGCACCATCGACGGCATTTCCACGGCACTGAACCTGGCCATCACGGTGAAGGACGGACAGGTGCAGCAGTCGAGTTTTGCCGACTATCCCATCGGCCGCATGGCGCAGATGCCGGCCGAGGTCGAAGTCATCGTGGTGCCTTCAGAGCATGACCCGAGCGGCGCCGGGGAAATGGGTATTCCCACCGTGGCGCCGGCATTGGCCAATGCGATCTATGCCGCCACCACGGTGCGCATCCGCAAGCTGCCGTTGCTGGCCGAGCTCAAGCGGCTGCTGTGA